The window GGCGCAACAACCTTGAATTACTGGCTCGCGAGCCGAACGTCGCGCTGAAGATTTCCGGCATCTGCATTCCCGGCGAGCCATGGCCCGTCGAAGCGAACCGCGTGGTGGTGAACGACGCGATTTCGATCCTCGGTGTCAGTCGCTGCGCGTTTGCCACCAATTACCCGGTCGACGGCGTGGTCAACGGCATGAGCGAGATTCTCGACGGTTTCAAGACTATCGTCCGCGACCGTCCTCTGGCTGATCGGCTGGCGCTGTTCCATGACAACGCCCGACGCCTTTACCGACTCAACTGACCCCATCCTTCAGGAGTTCCCATGTTTGAAGTTTCCGGCCACAACTACGTTGCAGGCACTCGCTCTGCCCAAGGCACCAGCACCCTTCAAAGCTTTGACGCCACCAGCGGCGAAGCCCTACCGTATCGCTTTCATTCGGCCACCGTCGAAGAAGTGAACGCAGCGGCCGAAGCAGCGGCAACGGCCTACCCGACTTTCCGTCATCTGTCGGCCGAACGTCGCGCCGAGTTTCTCGACGCCGTCGCCGCTGAACTCGACGCGCTGAACGACACCTTCATCGCCCTGGTCTGCCGCGAAACCGCCCTGCCCGCCGGGCGCATTCAAGGTGAACGGGCGCGTACCAGCGGCCAGATGCGCCTGTTTGCTCGCACGTTGCGGCGTGGCGATTTCTACGGTGCGCGCATCGATCGTGCCTTGCCGGACCGTCAACCGTTGCCGCGCCCGGACCTGCGTCAATACCGCACCGGCCTCGGCCCGGTCGCCGTGTTTGGTGCCAGCAACTTCCCGCTGGCCTTCTCTACTGCCGGCGGCGACACCGCTGCAGCCTTCGCCGCCGGTTGCCCGGTGGTGTTCAAGGCTCACAGCGGCCACATGGCGACTGCCGACTACGTGGCCGGTGCGATTCAGCGTGCGGCGGAAAAAACCGCCATGCCCAAAGGCGTGTTCAACATGCTTTATGGCAGCGTCGGCGAAGCGCTGGTCAAGCATCCGGCGATTCAGGCAGTCGGCTTCACCGGTTCGCTGCGCGGTGGCCGTGCACTGTGCGACATGGCGGCGGCCCGTCCGCAACCAATCCCGGTGTTCGCTGAAATGAGCAGCATCAATCCGGTGTTGTTGATGCCCGAAGCGCTCAAGTCTCGCGGCGACAAGATCGCCACTGAACTGGCGGCTTCCGTGGTGTTGGGTGCCGGCCAGTTCTGCACTAATCCGGGTCTGGTGCTGGGCATTCGTTCACCCGAGTTCTCGGCGTTTCTCGAGCGCTTTGCCGCGGTGATGGCCGAGCAATCCGCGCAGACGATGCTCAACAGCGGCGCGCTGAAAAGCTACTGCCACGGTCTGGAAAACCTCAGTGCCCACCCAGGCGTGACTCATCTGGCCGGGGCCGAGCAACAGGGCAACCAGGCCCGGCCACAGGTGTTCAAGGCCGACGTCAGCCTGCTAATCAACGGTGATGAACTGCTGCAGGAAGAAGTCTTCGGCCCGACCACCATCGTTGTCGAAGTGGCGGATCACGCCGAATTGATTCAGGCATTGCACGGTTTGCGCGGCCAGTTGACCGCGACCTTGCTGGTCGAAGACGCCGAGATCGATTCCTTGGCCGATGTCCTGGCCCTGCTGGAACAAAAGGTCGGCCGCGTGCTGTTCAACGGCTACCCAACCGGCGTCGAAGTCAGCGATGCCATGGTCCACGGCGGCCCGTATCCGGCCACCTCGGATGCGCGCGGCACCTCGGTCGGGACACTGGCGATCGATCGATTCCTGCGTCCGGTTTGCTACCAGAACTGCCCCGACAGCCTGCTGCCGGATGCCCTGAAAAACGCCAACCCGCTGGGCATCGCCCGCCTGCTGGACGGCGTCATGAGTCGCGACGCGCTGTAAGCCCGCGACCCGCCAAAGCCCACTGTTGATCCATTGACAGCAGCGCCTGTTTCCCAACAGGCGCCGGGCATCGCTTTGCCTGAAAAACGCTTCATCCCTACAAAAACAACAACAGAGGAAGTCCCATGCAAGTGCAACGTCAATCGAAACACCGCTTGTCCACACTGATGCTGGCGATCAGTGCCGCCGTGCTGATCAGCTCAAGCATTGCCCCATCGGCCATGGCCGAAACCCCGACCACTGCGACGACCCCGCCCATGCAATGTGCAACCGAAGCCACCCCGCGCTACACCAAAACGCCCACCGGTTATCTCATGGTCCTGCGCATGGGCGACAACGCCTTCAAGGAGCTGACCAAACTGGCCATCGCCGAGAAAATCCCCAGCGCCTCGATCAGCGGCATCGGTTTCGGCAACGTTAAATTCGGTTTCTGGAACAAGGATAAAAAGGACTTCGACGCCAAGACCTTCAGCAACGTCGAAATGGCCAGCATCACCGGCTCCGTGGCGTGGAAAAACGACCAGCCGTCGATCCACATGCACGGTGTAGCCGGGGATGCCACGTTCCAGGCTTACGGCGGGCACATCCTCGACTTCGAAGTGACCACCGGTTCGATGGAGATCACCGTCATCGTCCACCAGCTTCGTCTGGAGCGCGGGATTGATCCGTGCATCGGCGCCAACGTGCTGGGCATTTAACTCCTGCGATCTGCTACTCCCACAGCGTCTTCGCGATTGCGTTTGCCGAGCTGTGGGAGCACCCAACTTCCAATGATAAAAAACGGGCGACATCAATGAGCAGTAAACACATAGGGGCAACCCTGGCGCTGGGCGGCATCGTGCTCG of the Pseudomonas sp. MAG733B genome contains:
- a CDS encoding aldehyde dehydrogenase (NADP(+)), with amino-acid sequence MFEVSGHNYVAGTRSAQGTSTLQSFDATSGEALPYRFHSATVEEVNAAAEAAATAYPTFRHLSAERRAEFLDAVAAELDALNDTFIALVCRETALPAGRIQGERARTSGQMRLFARTLRRGDFYGARIDRALPDRQPLPRPDLRQYRTGLGPVAVFGASNFPLAFSTAGGDTAAAFAAGCPVVFKAHSGHMATADYVAGAIQRAAEKTAMPKGVFNMLYGSVGEALVKHPAIQAVGFTGSLRGGRALCDMAAARPQPIPVFAEMSSINPVLLMPEALKSRGDKIATELAASVVLGAGQFCTNPGLVLGIRSPEFSAFLERFAAVMAEQSAQTMLNSGALKSYCHGLENLSAHPGVTHLAGAEQQGNQARPQVFKADVSLLINGDELLQEEVFGPTTIVVEVADHAELIQALHGLRGQLTATLLVEDAEIDSLADVLALLEQKVGRVLFNGYPTGVEVSDAMVHGGPYPATSDARGTSVGTLAIDRFLRPVCYQNCPDSLLPDALKNANPLGIARLLDGVMSRDAL
- a CDS encoding PPC domain-containing DNA-binding protein, translated to MQVQRQSKHRLSTLMLAISAAVLISSSIAPSAMAETPTTATTPPMQCATEATPRYTKTPTGYLMVLRMGDNAFKELTKLAIAEKIPSASISGIGFGNVKFGFWNKDKKDFDAKTFSNVEMASITGSVAWKNDQPSIHMHGVAGDATFQAYGGHILDFEVTTGSMEITVIVHQLRLERGIDPCIGANVLGI